A DNA window from Deinococcus multiflagellatus contains the following coding sequences:
- a CDS encoding roadblock/LC7 domain-containing protein: MILDPLRTLPGVVAAALVGPDGLTIEGHGDGGDALAAELSALRVGMDRTCRRLGAGEVTRIAFTSERIEVVAVTIADFILGAAMARGTDTRTAQQTLARIVLDLPNLPRTEGA; this comes from the coding sequence GTGATTCTTGATCCTCTGCGCACCCTGCCCGGCGTGGTGGCCGCCGCGCTGGTGGGCCCCGACGGCCTGACCATTGAAGGCCACGGCGACGGCGGCGACGCCCTGGCGGCCGAACTCAGCGCCCTGCGGGTGGGCATGGACCGCACCTGCCGCCGCCTGGGGGCGGGCGAGGTCACCCGCATCGCCTTTACCAGCGAGCGCATTGAGGTGGTGGCCGTGACCATCGCCGACTTTATTCTGGGCGCGGCCATGGCGCGCGGCACCGACACCCGCACCGCCCAGCAGACGCTGGCGCGCATTGTGCTGGACCTGCCCAACCTGCCCCGCACGGAGGGCGCGTGA
- the hemB gene encoding porphobilinogen synthase codes for MQSRPRRLRRTPALRALTQEVQLHPSHFIHPIFVHERTDVTPIATMPGVSRHSVESAVAQAREALALGVPSVILFGIPDHKDALGTQAYAEEGIIQRAARAIKAAVPQITVIADTCLCEYTDHGHCGPLCEVPGLSGAEGWTVDNDASLALLARTAVSQARSGADVVAPSAMMDGQVAAIRAALDEAGFAHVPIMSYAVKYASAYYGPFRDAAGSAPSVGNRAGYQMNPAGGYREALREARLDAEQGADTLMVKPALAYLDVLSLLRREFDLPVVAYNVSGEYALVKAAAQAGYMDERRTVLETLTGMRRAGADAIITYHALDAARWLQEQVGL; via the coding sequence ATGCAAAGCCGCCCCCGTCGCCTGCGCCGCACGCCCGCGCTGCGTGCCCTGACCCAGGAAGTGCAGCTGCACCCCAGCCACTTCATTCACCCCATCTTCGTGCACGAGCGGACGGACGTGACGCCCATTGCCACCATGCCGGGCGTCTCTCGCCACTCGGTGGAGAGCGCCGTGGCGCAGGCCAGAGAGGCCCTGGCCCTGGGTGTGCCCAGCGTGATCCTCTTTGGCATTCCTGACCACAAGGACGCCCTGGGCACCCAGGCCTATGCCGAAGAGGGCATCATTCAGCGGGCGGCGCGGGCCATCAAGGCGGCGGTGCCCCAGATCACGGTCATTGCGGACACCTGCCTGTGCGAGTACACCGACCACGGCCATTGCGGCCCGCTGTGCGAGGTGCCGGGTCTGAGCGGGGCCGAGGGCTGGACGGTGGACAACGACGCCAGCCTCGCGCTGCTGGCGCGCACGGCTGTCTCGCAGGCGCGCTCGGGCGCCGACGTGGTGGCCCCCAGCGCCATGATGGACGGGCAGGTGGCGGCGATCCGCGCAGCACTGGACGAGGCGGGCTTTGCGCACGTCCCCATCATGAGTTACGCCGTGAAGTACGCCAGCGCCTACTACGGCCCCTTCCGCGACGCGGCTGGCAGCGCGCCCAGCGTGGGCAACCGTGCTGGCTACCAGATGAATCCGGCGGGCGGCTACCGCGAGGCCCTGCGCGAAGCCCGCCTGGACGCCGAACAGGGCGCCGATACCCTGATGGTCAAGCCGGCCCTGGCCTACCTGGACGTGCTGAGTCTGCTGCGCCGTGAATTTGACCTGCCGGTGGTGGCCTACAACGTCAGCGGCGAGTACGCACTGGTGAAGGCCGCCGCGCAGGCCGGCTACATGGACGAGCGCCGCACCGTTCTGGAAACATTGACCGGCATGCGCCGTGCCGGTGCCGACGCGATCATCACCTACCACGCGCTGGACGCGGCCCGTTGGCTTCAAGAGCAGGTGGGCCTATGA
- a CDS encoding NAD(P)/FAD-dependent oxidoreductase, producing MTDLQAEVVVIGAGPAGLHAAFYAAWRGLQVRLLDARGEPGGQLSALYPDKRVYDVPGLPATPAAEVVAGLVRQLDGLPVTWHLHTLAHGLSRVDGGWRVQAQTPAGPGTFTAKAVILAPGMGALLPREARVPGEHPDVRTDLPEPATLRGRRVLVVGGVPQATRAALELSEAGALVTLTHRRAGFRGRPAELEALGAAQAGGRVQILAPATLNALSPGAAHLTVNGESQTVPADTVLVLNGYLPDLSPTLGWPLDWQGEYVPDGPGGTTALAGVFVAGDAAQSGGDFKLISVGLAQAAVAANHAAHHVRPELKVRPGHSSEKRLG from the coding sequence ATGACGGACCTGCAGGCAGAGGTGGTGGTGATCGGGGCTGGCCCGGCCGGGCTGCACGCGGCGTTCTACGCGGCGTGGCGCGGGCTGCAGGTGCGGCTGCTGGACGCCCGGGGCGAACCCGGCGGTCAGCTGAGCGCCCTGTACCCCGACAAGCGCGTGTACGACGTGCCGGGCTTGCCGGCCACCCCCGCCGCCGAGGTGGTGGCCGGGCTGGTGCGGCAACTGGACGGGCTGCCCGTGACGTGGCACCTGCACACGCTGGCCCACGGGCTCAGCCGCGTGGACGGGGGCTGGCGGGTGCAGGCCCAGACTCCGGCTGGCCCCGGCACCTTCACGGCCAAGGCGGTGATTCTGGCCCCCGGCATGGGCGCGCTGCTGCCCCGCGAGGCCCGCGTGCCCGGCGAGCACCCCGACGTGCGCACCGACCTGCCCGAGCCGGCTACCCTGCGGGGCCGCCGCGTGCTGGTGGTGGGCGGCGTGCCGCAGGCCACCCGCGCCGCACTGGAGCTGAGCGAGGCCGGCGCCCTGGTGACCCTGACCCACCGCCGCGCCGGATTCCGGGGCCGACCCGCCGAACTGGAGGCCCTAGGGGCCGCGCAGGCCGGGGGCCGCGTGCAGATTCTGGCCCCTGCCACCCTGAACGCCCTGAGTCCCGGGGCCGCGCACCTGACGGTGAATGGCGAGAGCCAGACCGTCCCCGCCGACACGGTGCTGGTTCTGAATGGCTACCTGCCTGACCTCTCCCCCACCCTGGGCTGGCCGCTGGACTGGCAGGGCGAGTATGTCCCCGATGGACCGGGCGGGACTACCGCGCTGGCGGGCGTGTTCGTGGCCGGGGACGCGGCGCAGTCTGGCGGCGACTTCAAACTGATTTCCGTGGGGCTGGCGCAGGCGGCGGTGGCGGCCAACCACGCGGCCCACCATGTTCGCCCCGAACTGAAGGTGCGCCCCGGCCACAGCAGCGAAAAACGGCTGGGGTAA
- a CDS encoding M66 family metalloprotease, whose product MRSRRVRAAQVLLGALIVLNVQQAWAHNWWFWHWDQSTLGVGIWNDEAEAEAVRAEWDSRTDLSLPRRSSHTDLSVFGGNFGDTGWWGLASIEGWGLDWPWHCPTIVACRITHGHARFNSFYGGTTGTGAGSDKRGVYCQEVGHLFGLDHSNTGDCMGKGYFNNVNLTGPHNWSDINSRY is encoded by the coding sequence ATGCGTAGCCGCCGCGTGCGGGCAGCCCAGGTGCTCCTGGGCGCCCTGATCGTGCTGAATGTGCAGCAGGCGTGGGCCCATAACTGGTGGTTCTGGCACTGGGACCAGAGCACCCTGGGCGTGGGCATCTGGAATGACGAGGCCGAGGCCGAGGCGGTGCGCGCCGAGTGGGACAGTCGCACGGACCTGAGCCTGCCCCGGCGCAGCAGCCACACCGACCTGAGCGTATTCGGCGGCAATTTTGGCGACACCGGCTGGTGGGGGCTGGCCAGCATCGAGGGCTGGGGCCTGGACTGGCCCTGGCACTGCCCCACCATCGTGGCCTGCCGGATCACCCACGGCCACGCCCGCTTCAACTCCTTCTACGGCGGCACCACCGGCACGGGTGCGGGCAGCGACAAGCGCGGGGTCTACTGCCAGGAGGTCGGCCACCTGTTTGGACTGGACCACAGCAACACCGGCGACTGCATGGGCAAGGGCTACTTCAACAACGTCAACCTCACCGGCCCGCACAACTGGTCGGATATCAACAGCCGGTACTGA
- a CDS encoding roadblock/LC7 domain-containing protein: MIAELLSVRGVRHAALVSADGQVVAKAGLSDEQTAAELTLVAAGRAVIGSLQTNLKSAGWQELLLDVDGGPVLLTPHGDQILLTAFDEVGSLGRVRFAVRRLLGNA, from the coding sequence GTGATCGCAGAGCTGCTGTCGGTGCGGGGCGTGCGCCACGCCGCGCTGGTCTCGGCTGACGGTCAGGTGGTGGCCAAGGCCGGCTTAAGCGACGAGCAGACGGCCGCCGAACTGACCCTGGTGGCCGCCGGGCGTGCGGTGATCGGCAGCCTGCAGACCAACCTGAAGAGTGCCGGCTGGCAGGAACTGCTGCTGGACGTGGACGGCGGCCCCGTGCTGCTGACCCCCCACGGTGACCAGATTCTGCTGACCGCCTTTGATGAAGTGGGGAGCCTGGGTCGCGTGCGCTTTGCCGTGCGCCGCCTGCTGGGCAACGCCTGA
- a CDS encoding succinate dehydrogenase iron-sulfur subunit, whose translation MTQTATNTGVVAPLGVPMLQLKVKVLRFDPEKDKKAHWTTYDVEAQPGDRVLDVINHIKWYLEPSLTFRRSCMHGICGSDAMLINGRNRLACKTLVRDVAKNGGTIKVEPIRGLKVEKDLLVDMEPFFDSYKAIMPYFINESPAPAAERIQSEEQAERMAHSSNCILCACCTTSCPIFWVNGSYLGPAAIVQAHRFIFDSRDEATQQRLGIMNQNTGVWRCRTAYNCTEACPRDIPITQLIEEVKRAVMYGQA comes from the coding sequence ATGACCCAGACTGCAACCAATACCGGCGTGGTGGCCCCCCTGGGGGTCCCCATGCTGCAACTGAAAGTCAAGGTTCTGCGCTTTGACCCCGAAAAGGACAAGAAGGCGCACTGGACCACCTACGACGTGGAAGCCCAGCCGGGCGACCGCGTGCTGGACGTGATTAACCACATCAAGTGGTACCTGGAACCCAGCCTCACCTTCCGCCGCTCGTGCATGCACGGCATCTGCGGCAGTGACGCCATGCTGATCAACGGCCGCAACCGGCTGGCCTGCAAGACCCTGGTGCGCGACGTGGCGAAAAATGGCGGCACCATCAAGGTCGAGCCGATCCGTGGTTTGAAGGTGGAAAAAGACCTGCTGGTGGACATGGAGCCGTTCTTTGACTCCTACAAGGCGATCATGCCCTACTTCATCAACGAGTCGCCGGCCCCCGCCGCCGAGCGCATTCAGAGTGAAGAGCAGGCCGAGCGCATGGCGCACTCCAGCAACTGCATTCTGTGCGCGTGCTGCACGACCTCCTGCCCCATCTTCTGGGTGAATGGGTCGTACCTGGGCCCGGCCGCCATTGTGCAGGCGCACCGCTTTATCTTCGACAGCCGCGACGAGGCCACGCAGCAGCGCCTGGGCATCATGAACCAGAACACGGGCGTGTGGCGCTGCCGCACCGCGTACAACTGCACCGAAGCCTGCCCGCGCGACATTCCCATCACCCAGCTGATCGAGGAAGTCAAGCGCGCCGTGATGTACGGTCAGGCGTAA
- a CDS encoding roadblock/LC7 domain-containing protein has translation MLDHLSQLVKDVDGAWAAAIAGLDGLLIEGHSTTDTDLSLLVAEHAGLFRVARSAYDMTLGGGQTRELYVRGERLAVYLHPVKTDYFLLLAIDGRSNLGQARLYGRDAARKLEATL, from the coding sequence ATGCTCGATCACCTCTCCCAACTTGTTAAAGACGTGGACGGCGCGTGGGCGGCGGCCATCGCCGGGCTGGACGGCCTGCTGATTGAAGGCCACAGCACCACCGACACCGATCTGAGCCTTCTGGTGGCCGAGCACGCGGGCCTGTTCCGGGTGGCCAGGTCCGCCTACGACATGACGCTGGGCGGCGGCCAGACGCGCGAACTGTACGTGCGCGGCGAGCGGCTGGCGGTGTACCTGCACCCGGTCAAGACCGATTACTTTCTGCTGCTGGCCATTGACGGCCGCAGCAACCTGGGCCAGGCCCGGCTGTATGGCCGCGACGCCGCCCGCAAACTGGAGGCCACGCTGTGA
- a CDS encoding helix-turn-helix domain-containing protein, giving the protein MTTANTRTFVDTVTYRPGAVILYPGKSDMLYRVSTGLVRVHTMDDDGNGLTLRYVKPGEYFGEEALAGVNRAYFAEAVTDSAIDVINPALMSAEDNLVVTTHLVRTLERAYESIYRLVGKRLRARIAGELLELKDTALATQLDSGETMIYATHDELAAAVGSVRETVTKVVGELSREGVISAGYGKITLKNESALQQIAAA; this is encoded by the coding sequence ATGACTACTGCGAATACCCGCACCTTCGTTGACACCGTGACCTACCGCCCCGGCGCCGTCATCCTCTACCCCGGCAAGAGCGACATGCTCTACCGCGTCTCGACTGGTCTGGTGCGCGTGCACACCATGGACGACGACGGCAACGGCCTGACGCTGCGCTATGTCAAGCCCGGCGAATACTTCGGTGAAGAAGCCCTGGCCGGCGTGAACCGCGCCTACTTTGCCGAAGCCGTGACCGACAGCGCCATTGACGTGATCAACCCCGCCCTGATGAGCGCCGAAGACAACCTCGTGGTGACCACCCACCTCGTGCGCACCCTGGAGCGCGCCTACGAGAGCATCTACCGTCTGGTGGGCAAGCGCCTGCGCGCCCGCATCGCCGGCGAGTTGCTGGAGCTGAAAGACACCGCGCTGGCCACCCAGCTCGACAGCGGCGAGACCATGATCTACGCCACCCACGACGAACTGGCCGCTGCGGTCGGCAGCGTGCGCGAGACCGTGACCAAGGTTGTGGGCGAGCTGAGCCGCGAAGGCGTGATCAGCGCCGGCTACGGCAAGATCACCCTGAAGAACGAATCTGCCCTGCAGCAGATCGCCGCTGCCTGA
- the gyrA gene encoding DNA gyrase subunit A, whose amino-acid sequence MTGIHPVDITSEVKTNFINYAMNVIVDRALPDVRDGLKPVQRRIMYAMLLEGLYANQKHAKSASVVGEVMKKYHPHGDSSIYDAMVRLGQWWNMRYPMVHPQGNFGSIDGDPPAAMRYTEARMTKVAEEVLADLEKKTVDLKPNYDETTEEPSVLPSAVPNLLINGASGIAVGMATNIPPHNLTEICNGLLALIENPNIGLDEMMTHVQGPDFPTGGRISKAGIREAYASGHGGLKVRGKARIDEKNGRTQIIISEIPYQVNKTNLIQTISAMYKAGKIPDIAALRDESDRKDPVRIVIDLKRGAIPTLVLNQLYKYTQLQGTFTVINLSIVNGEPRVLPLIDTMGYFLAHRKDVVTRRTQYDLDKAMERAHILEGLLRALDHIDEVISLIRASNTGAEARDALMARFGLTEVQSQAILDMRLQRLVGLEREKLQGEYDELQKTIAFLQSILGDEKLLWREIKKEIRHVRDAYGDERRSTITLLEEDISKEDLIAVEDMVITMTKAGYLKRTKLDAYRAQSRGGRGASGGKLREEDVNTRVFVGSTHDYLLFFTDQGRVFHEKIYDLPEAGRDAKGTHIRNLLPSLREDENIASVLSVKGFDEAGCFIFATKNGIVKKTMITDYGNITSAGLIAINLQSGDELIGVGIVQDGDHVVLATRNGKAMRFESSEVRDTGRATQGVIGIRLREGEDDAVVSMALVPGSDADSELLAVSECGLGKRTPVADYPAKGRGGMGVITLDVTDKTGKLVTLARVAGNEELMVLTEKGTVIRTRVEEVRVTGRNAQGVKVINIAEKDSVISAFPIRREDEL is encoded by the coding sequence ATGACTGGAATTCATCCTGTTGACATCACCAGCGAAGTCAAGACCAACTTCATCAACTACGCCATGAACGTGATCGTGGACCGCGCGCTGCCCGACGTGCGCGACGGTCTGAAGCCGGTGCAGCGCCGCATCATGTACGCCATGCTGCTGGAAGGCCTGTACGCCAACCAGAAGCACGCCAAGAGTGCGTCGGTGGTGGGCGAGGTCATGAAGAAGTACCACCCGCACGGCGACTCGTCCATTTACGACGCGATGGTGCGCCTGGGCCAGTGGTGGAACATGCGTTACCCGATGGTGCACCCGCAGGGCAACTTCGGGTCCATTGACGGCGACCCGCCCGCTGCCATGCGCTACACCGAAGCGCGCATGACCAAGGTGGCCGAGGAAGTCCTGGCCGATCTCGAAAAGAAGACGGTGGACCTCAAGCCCAACTACGACGAGACCACCGAGGAGCCCTCGGTGCTGCCCAGCGCGGTGCCGAACCTGCTGATCAACGGGGCCTCTGGGATTGCTGTGGGCATGGCGACGAACATTCCGCCGCATAACCTCACCGAAATCTGCAACGGCCTGCTGGCGCTGATTGAGAACCCCAACATTGGCCTGGACGAGATGATGACCCATGTGCAGGGCCCGGACTTCCCCACCGGCGGGCGCATCTCCAAGGCGGGCATCCGCGAGGCGTACGCCAGCGGTCACGGCGGCCTGAAGGTGCGCGGCAAGGCCCGCATTGACGAGAAGAACGGCCGCACCCAGATCATCATCTCCGAGATTCCGTATCAGGTGAACAAGACCAACCTGATCCAAACCATCAGCGCGATGTACAAGGCGGGCAAGATCCCGGACATCGCCGCCCTGCGGGACGAGTCGGACCGCAAGGACCCCGTGCGCATCGTGATTGACCTGAAGCGCGGCGCGATTCCCACGCTGGTGCTGAACCAGCTGTACAAGTACACCCAGCTGCAGGGCACCTTCACGGTCATCAACCTCAGCATCGTGAACGGCGAGCCGCGCGTGCTGCCGCTGATTGACACGATGGGGTACTTCCTGGCCCACCGCAAGGATGTGGTGACCCGCCGCACCCAGTACGACCTGGACAAGGCGATGGAGCGCGCCCACATCCTGGAAGGGCTGCTCAGGGCGCTGGACCACATTGATGAAGTCATCAGCCTGATCCGCGCCAGCAACACCGGCGCCGAGGCGCGTGACGCCCTGATGGCCCGCTTTGGCCTGACCGAGGTGCAGTCGCAGGCGATTCTGGACATGCGTCTGCAGCGCCTGGTGGGCCTGGAGCGCGAGAAGCTGCAGGGCGAGTACGACGAACTACAAAAGACCATCGCCTTCCTGCAGTCCATCCTGGGCGACGAGAAGCTGCTGTGGCGCGAGATCAAGAAGGAGATCCGCCACGTCCGCGACGCCTACGGCGACGAGCGCCGCAGCACCATCACGCTGCTGGAAGAGGACATCTCCAAGGAAGACCTGATTGCCGTGGAGGACATGGTGATCACCATGACCAAGGCCGGCTACCTGAAGCGCACCAAGCTCGACGCCTACCGCGCCCAGAGCCGGGGCGGACGCGGTGCCAGCGGCGGCAAGCTGCGCGAGGAAGACGTGAACACCCGCGTGTTCGTGGGCTCCACGCACGACTACCTGCTGTTCTTCACCGATCAGGGCCGCGTGTTCCACGAGAAGATCTATGACCTGCCCGAAGCCGGGCGCGACGCCAAGGGCACGCACATCCGCAACCTGCTGCCCTCCTTGCGCGAGGACGAGAACATTGCCAGCGTGCTGAGCGTGAAGGGCTTTGACGAGGCGGGCTGCTTCATCTTTGCCACCAAGAACGGCATCGTGAAAAAGACGATGATCACCGACTACGGCAACATCACCTCGGCGGGCCTGATTGCCATCAACCTGCAGAGCGGCGACGAGCTGATTGGGGTGGGCATCGTGCAGGACGGCGACCATGTGGTGCTGGCCACCCGCAACGGCAAGGCCATGCGCTTTGAGAGCAGCGAGGTGCGCGACACCGGCCGCGCCACCCAGGGCGTGATCGGTATTCGCCTGCGCGAGGGCGAGGACGACGCCGTGGTGAGCATGGCGCTGGTGCCCGGCAGCGACGCCGACAGCGAACTGCTGGCGGTCAGCGAATGCGGCCTGGGCAAGCGCACCCCGGTGGCCGACTACCCCGCCAAGGGGCGCGGCGGCATGGGCGTGATCACCCTGGACGTGACCGACAAGACCGGCAAGCTGGTGACTCTGGCGCGCGTGGCGGGCAATGAGGAGCTGATGGTCCTGACCGAGAAGGGCACCGTGATCCGCACCCGCGTGGAAGAGGTACGCGTGACCGGCCGCAACGCCCAGGGCGTGAAGGTCATCAACATTGCCGAGAAGGACAGCGTGATCAGCGCCTTCCCCATCCGCCGCGAAGACGAGCTGTAA
- a CDS encoding FAD-dependent oxidoreductase, whose amino-acid sequence MNVTYTEARPLRVAVIGSGPSGVFAAEALLKQTAVPVQVDVYDRLPTPYGLVRYGVAPDHLTIKSVTRGFEKTLADPRVRFFGNVEFGTDLTYEDARAHYDALLYAVGASSDRRLGIPGEDLAGSMSATEFVAWYNGHPDAAAREMVLHAGGVAVVGVGNVALDVSRILAKTTQELHESDIAAHALDALEHSHVRDIWILGRRGPAQAAFTTKELREFGELSDAEPVVNPAEIALTEAEEAAITDNTKKKNVEVLRDFAAREPEGKPRRVHLRFLVSPVEILDDGQGRVGGLKVERNRLDEGGNAVGTGEYEVLPVQMVLRSVGYRGVALSGVPFDEKRGVIPNTEGRVDGRPGEYTAGWIKRGPSGVVGTNRKDATDTVAGLLADAQAGALPPAAQPDRDAVEALLRGKGVPVYSFEDWQALDAHELAAGKALGRPRAKVVHRERMLGIRKG is encoded by the coding sequence GTGAACGTGACCTACACCGAAGCCCGTCCTCTGCGCGTGGCCGTGATTGGCAGCGGCCCCAGCGGCGTTTTTGCTGCCGAAGCGCTGCTGAAACAGACCGCCGTGCCCGTGCAGGTGGATGTCTATGACCGCCTGCCCACGCCGTATGGCCTGGTGCGCTACGGGGTGGCGCCGGACCACCTGACCATCAAGAGCGTGACCCGGGGCTTTGAAAAGACGCTGGCCGACCCGCGCGTGCGCTTTTTTGGCAACGTGGAATTCGGCACGGATCTGACCTACGAGGACGCCCGCGCCCACTACGACGCCCTGCTGTACGCGGTGGGGGCGAGCAGTGACCGCCGCCTGGGCATTCCCGGCGAGGATCTGGCCGGCAGCATGAGCGCCACCGAGTTCGTGGCGTGGTACAACGGCCACCCCGACGCAGCGGCGCGCGAGATGGTCCTGCACGCGGGCGGCGTGGCCGTGGTGGGGGTGGGCAACGTGGCGCTGGACGTGAGCCGCATTCTGGCGAAAACCACCCAGGAGCTGCACGAAAGCGACATCGCCGCCCACGCGCTGGACGCCCTGGAACACAGCCACGTACGCGACATCTGGATTCTGGGGCGCCGGGGGCCCGCGCAGGCGGCCTTTACCACCAAGGAACTGCGCGAATTTGGCGAGCTCAGCGACGCCGAGCCGGTGGTGAACCCGGCCGAGATTGCCTTGACCGAGGCCGAGGAAGCCGCCATTACCGACAACACCAAAAAGAAGAACGTGGAAGTGCTGCGCGACTTTGCGGCGCGCGAACCTGAAGGCAAGCCCCGGCGCGTACACCTGCGCTTTCTGGTGTCGCCCGTGGAAATTCTGGACGACGGCCAGGGGCGCGTGGGCGGCCTGAAGGTGGAACGCAACCGCCTGGATGAGGGCGGCAACGCGGTGGGCACCGGCGAATACGAGGTGCTGCCCGTGCAGATGGTGCTGCGCAGCGTGGGCTACCGGGGCGTGGCCCTGAGTGGGGTTCCCTTTGACGAAAAACGCGGCGTGATTCCCAACACAGAGGGCCGCGTGGACGGCCGCCCTGGCGAGTACACCGCCGGCTGGATCAAGCGCGGGCCCAGCGGCGTGGTGGGCACCAACCGCAAGGACGCCACCGACACCGTGGCGGGCCTGCTGGCCGACGCCCAGGCCGGCGCGCTGCCCCCAGCGGCCCAGCCGGACCGGGACGCTGTGGAGGCCCTGCTGCGCGGCAAGGGCGTGCCTGTATATTCCTTTGAAGACTGGCAGGCGCTGGACGCCCACGAGCTGGCGGCCGGCAAGGCCCTGGGCCGCCCCCGCGCCAAGGTGGTGCACCGCGAGCGGATGCTGGGCATTCGCAAGGGCTGA
- a CDS encoding cyclin-dependent kinase inhibitor 3 family protein gives MTSAQNPIRVDWVPTSLWPGQLGLTFAPGKKGGSVYQPGVVHDRELAADMQTLAREGTQVIAPLLEDFEFDLLGLEGYHDAAGTHALAVAPYPIPDRGVPRDTAAFAAYLDELMTHLLDGRRVVVHCRGGLGRAGLTAACLLVQAGLGPQAAIALVRAARSPHAIETAEQEAFIHDFAG, from the coding sequence ATGACCAGTGCCCAGAACCCCATTCGCGTGGACTGGGTGCCCACCAGCCTGTGGCCCGGCCAGCTGGGCCTGACCTTCGCCCCGGGGAAGAAGGGCGGCAGTGTGTACCAGCCCGGCGTGGTCCATGACCGCGAGCTGGCGGCCGATATGCAAACGCTGGCCCGTGAAGGCACCCAGGTGATCGCCCCGCTGCTGGAAGACTTCGAATTCGACCTGCTGGGCCTGGAGGGCTACCACGACGCTGCCGGGACCCACGCGCTGGCGGTGGCGCCGTATCCCATCCCCGACCGGGGCGTGCCCCGCGACACGGCCGCCTTCGCCGCCTACCTTGACGAGCTGATGACGCACCTGCTGGATGGGCGCCGGGTCGTGGTGCACTGCCGGGGCGGCCTGGGCCGGGCGGGCCTGACCGCCGCCTGTCTGCTGGTGCAGGCCGGGCTGGGTCCCCAGGCCGCCATAGCGCTGGTGCGCGCTGCCCGCAGCCCCCACGCCATAGAAACAGCGGAGCAGGAAGCGTTTATCCACGACTTCGCTGGCTAG